Proteins encoded by one window of Pelmatolapia mariae isolate MD_Pm_ZW linkage group LG14, Pm_UMD_F_2, whole genome shotgun sequence:
- the LOC134641016 gene encoding dehydrogenase/reductase SDR family member 13-like, translated as MCLPLVLGLAIAVAYFYREIVVKGKRCTSKAKLHGKTVIVTGSNTGIGKTTALDLAKRGARVILACRSKQRGEAALEEIKRDSGNNQVVFMQLDLGSLKSVRSFAENFLKSEPRLDILINNAGVYMQGRTADGLGLMFGVNHIGHFLLTNLLLERLKKCGPSRVVNVSSLAHNFGKIDFDCLNTHKALGLGTSFMEVLQYYSDSKLCNNLFTHELAKRLKGTNVTCYSLHPGAINSELARNTNSTLQLFLRPLTAYFFKNTEQGCQTTLHCALQEGIEPFSGRYFSNCTVREVYDKAKDDAASKKLWELSERLCGLA; from the exons ATGTGCCTTCCGCTAGTCTTGGGTCTTGCTATAGCTGTTGCTTATTTTTACCGTGAGATTGTAGTGAAAGGAAAGAGATGCACAAGCAAAGCAAAGCTACATGGGAAAACTGTGATTGTGACTG GCAGCAACACGGGTATTGGGAAGACCACAGCCCTAGATCTGGCTAAAAGAGGAGCTCGGGTGATTCTGGCCTGTCGCAGCAAGCAGCGAGGAGAGGCTGCACTTGAAGAAATCAAGAGG GACAGCGGGAACAACCAGGTGGTGTTCATGCAGCTAGATCTGGGGAGTCTAAAGTCTGTTCGCAGTTTTGCTGAAAACTTCCTGAAATCTGAACCCCGACTGGACATCCTCATCAATAATGCAG GTGTGTATATGCAGGGTCGCACAGCGGATGGACTGGGCCTGATGTTTGGTGTCAACCACATTGGTCACTTCCTGTTAACGAATCTGCTGCTGGAACGGCTGAAGAAGTGTGGACCAAGTAGGGTGGTCAATGTGTCATCTCTGGCACATAACTTTGGAAAAATTGATTTTGACTGCCTTAACACTCACAAAGCTCTTGGACTGGGGACCTCATTCATGGAGGTCCTTCAGTACTATTCTGATAGCAAGTTGTGCAATAACCTCTTCACCCATGAGCTGGCCAAGAGACTGAAGGGTACCAATGTCACCTGCTACAGCCTCCATCCAG GAGCCATCAACTCTGAACTGGCCAGGAATACAAACTCGACTTTGCAATTATTCCTGAGGCCCCTCACTGCTTATTTTTTCAAGAACACAGAGCAGGGATGCCAGACCACCCTGCACTGTGCCCTCCAGGAGGGGATTGAACCGTTCAGCGGACGTTACTTCTCCAACTGCACAGTGAGAGAAGTTTATGACAAAGCTAAGGATGATGCAGCATCAAAGAAGCTCTGGGAGCTCAGCGAGAGACTATGTGGCCTTGCATAA